DNA from Candidatus Neomarinimicrobiota bacterium:
AGTTCATTTGAGCATTGCTGTTGAAAAGGAAGCCTGTCCGCTGGGACTGACTCCCACAGCAAGCAGTACAGCAACTCTGGCTTTGGGTGACTCACTTGCCATGTGTTTACTTGAGCAGCGTCAGTTTAGTGAAGATGATTTTGCCTTGTTTCATCCTGGTGGTAGTCTCGGTCGTAAATTGACTGTCAGAATAAACGATGTCATGGTTGCTGGCGATACCTTGCCTGTGGTACCAGAAAATATGCCAATGCGGGAAGCGCTGAATATTCTCTCCAGTAAAAATCTCGGCATTGTAGTTGCGGTCGATCAGCATGAAAAAATCAGTGGTGTTTTTACCACCGGAGATTTAATGCGTCTGCTTGATGAAGAGCAAAGTTTTCTCGATAAACCCCTACACGAATTTGCTCACCCAAACCCAAAAACGATTGCTCCGGAAGAACTTGCCGCCAAAGCCCTGCATGTCATGGAAACACACTCCATCACCTGTCTCGTTGTTGCCGACCAGGAAAACCGCCCAATCGGCATAGTCCAAATCTACTATATTCTGCGCGCAGGCGTTTATTAATTAGTTGATGCTGTTAATAAACCGCAAATCACTAATTCTAGTAAGGCACTGATATTATAGACTACCGAATGTCATCTCTACCAATGGAAGAGATTTGTTTAATTGCTGCTATCTTATACAATATTTCACATACTTTCGAACTGACATGTTAAATGACATGTCTGTCGGTTAATTTTATCCGCTTATCTTTTGCTTAATTTATTTGAATACAAAACCAACCTAATAATCATAAAAATTCATTTCAGTATTTACACATTTTGCAATATGATTATACTAACATTAAGTGAAATTTCTTTAATTTCTCAAACAGTCTGAGGAAAAATAAAATGCGATGCAAAAAAAAGAGTGTACTTTCATTATTTTCCGGGTGTGGAGGTATGGATCTCGGATTTGAAGGAGGCTTCGAGGTTTTAAAAAAGAGCAGCAATCAGCATTTTGATGCGGACTCGATAGACGGAGTTTTTCAAGAATATTTTATCAAATTACCACCAACATCCTTTAGAACGGTTTTCTCAAATGATATTCGTCCGGGAGCTAAAGCCGCTTGGGAAAACCACTTTAGCAAGTTTGGAATTCCTAAAGGAACCTTTCATTTAGAAAGTATCGTTGATTTAGTGAAGCGAGCAAGGCAAGGCTTGTTTCAGTTTCCAGAAGATATTGATATTGTGACTGGAGGCTTTCCTTGTCAGGATTTTAGTGTTGCGGGAAAGCGCAAAGGATTTAACTCTAATAAAAGCCATTTTGGTGAGTTACTGAATCACGTTGATAATCCTACACTTGAAAACAGAGGAATGCTTTATATGTGGATGAGAGAAGTGGTTGACCTAACTCGTCCAAAGATGTTCATTGCGGAAAATGTAAAAGGGCTTATCAGTTTATCGGAGGCAAAAACTATAATAGAAAATGACTTTAAATCTATAGGTAATGATGGTTATCTTGTTGTGAGCGCAAGAGTCCTAAACGCTGCA
Protein-coding regions in this window:
- a CDS encoding CBS domain-containing protein, with amino-acid sequence VHLSIAVEKEACPLGLTPTASSTATLALGDSLAMCLLEQRQFSEDDFALFHPGGSLGRKLTVRINDVMVAGDTLPVVPENMPMREALNILSSKNLGIVVAVDQHEKISGVFTTGDLMRLLDEEQSFLDKPLHEFAHPNPKTIAPEELAAKALHVMETHSITCLVVADQENRPIGIVQIYYILRAGVY